A genomic region of candidate division WOR-3 bacterium contains the following coding sequences:
- a CDS encoding ComEA family DNA-binding protein: MNKKEIVILAIISVVYLAINIWNYFRYHSLKQSYQLIITEELKQISINTASQHELESIPGIGPALARRIIEYREKNGGFRTVEDLKKVKGIGERLFEKLKPYITL, from the coding sequence ATGAACAAAAAAGAGATAGTAATTCTGGCCATTATCAGCGTAGTCTATTTGGCAATAAATATCTGGAATTACTTCCGATACCACTCCCTGAAGCAGAGTTATCAATTGATTATCACTGAAGAACTAAAACAAATTTCAATCAACACCGCCAGTCAACATGAACTGGAAAGCATTCCGGGCATTGGTCCGGCTTTAGCCCGGCGCATCATTGAGTATCGGGAAAAGAACGGAGGCTTTCGGACCGTAGAAGATCTCAAAAAAGTAAAAGGGATTGGAGAGAGGTTGTTTGAAAAACTCAAACCCTACATAACCTTGTAA
- a CDS encoding sugar ABC transporter permease — translation MKKKIETAGYLFLLPALLIILIFRFYPIIQAIRMSLYQWSIAGPLRFIGFKNYYRLFIDVKFYQSLLNTIWYLLCVVPITVALSIVIAYLLNQKIKGQGVYRTLYYLPVVTSIVAISVVWRWIFNPDRGLFNAFFQFVGMPGVKWLNDPRGIFELIFHTKLSGVLAGPSIALICLMIMAIWHNLGYCIIICLAGLQNIPGQFYEAARIDGARGIQLFWNITLPLLSPTIFYLLITQSIIAFNTFTPVYVMTQPPGGPLGTTSLVVYYLYEQGFRLWNLGYANALAFVVFAIIFILTKIQQRFLEKRVYYE, via the coding sequence GTGAAGAAGAAAATTGAGACTGCCGGTTATCTTTTTCTCTTGCCAGCCCTGTTGATCATTTTGATTTTCCGTTTTTATCCGATAATTCAGGCAATCCGGATGAGCCTTTATCAGTGGTCAATCGCCGGACCTTTAAGATTCATCGGTTTTAAAAATTATTATCGCCTCTTCATCGATGTCAAATTTTATCAATCGCTCCTTAACACCATCTGGTATTTGCTGTGTGTGGTGCCAATAACGGTGGCTTTGTCTATTGTTATTGCTTATCTTTTAAATCAGAAAATCAAAGGCCAGGGCGTCTACCGCACCCTTTATTATCTTCCGGTTGTCACATCAATTGTTGCCATCAGTGTCGTCTGGCGGTGGATATTTAATCCGGATCGCGGCTTATTCAATGCCTTCTTTCAATTTGTGGGAATGCCTGGAGTGAAATGGTTGAACGACCCGCGGGGTATTTTTGAATTGATTTTCCACACCAAACTTTCAGGAGTTCTCGCTGGACCATCCATCGCTCTCATCTGTCTGATGATAATGGCGATCTGGCATAACCTGGGTTACTGCATTATCATCTGTTTGGCGGGTCTGCAGAATATTCCTGGGCAGTTTTATGAAGCCGCAAGGATTGATGGTGCTCGAGGCATCCAACTCTTTTGGAATATCACCTTGCCCCTCCTTTCCCCGACGATATTTTATCTTCTGATTACCCAATCCATCATTGCTTTTAATACCTTTACCCCGGTTTATGTGATGACCCAACCCCCAGGAGGTCCTCTGGGCACGACAAGTCTTGTGGTGTATTATCTTTATGAGCAAGGGTTCAGATTATGGAATCTGGGTTATGCCAATGCTTTAGCCTTTGTCGTCTTTGCCATCATCTTTATTCTCACCAAAATTCAGCAACGTTTTCTGGAAAAACGAGTATATTATGAATAA